In one window of Arachis ipaensis cultivar K30076 chromosome B06, Araip1.1, whole genome shotgun sequence DNA:
- the LOC107646804 gene encoding protein FAR1-RELATED SEQUENCE 5-like: MVDECGVVDVEWVKDLYRKKNSWATAYIRGRFFAGIRTTSRCESLHAKLGRFVESRYRVLEFVTNFQRCIDFLHDNEDELEFRSCYGTPVLQTEFVELKKSGWSKFTQEMFWRFRESLRRCVRVRIFESKVTDQCHIYRIEKYRRPDMRWIVVWEPVTNNFRCTCMRMESFGLPCVHILAVCVKLDLCALPDSLVLRRWAKTAKLTIGSGEETTDHAATYRSRLGAFSQICKRLRPAEPMVTSGLVRQGIKDPVRVRTKGTGRCSQAAPSVGKKRRKCSTCGRLGHRRTRCPNAPSQASLRPRDDFVLNRMTQEVQGGEKAVRTKKRKIGCDPSIVHQRIFSDSTTCIGECS, translated from the exons ATGGTCGACGAGTGTGGCGTTGTTGATGTAGAGTGGGTGAAAGACTTGTATAGGAAAAAGAATTCCTGGGCGACCGCCTACATACGAGGGAGGTTCTTTGCCGGTATAAGAACCACGTCTCGTTGTGAGTCGTTACATGCTAAGCTTGGGAGGTTTGTTGAGAGTAGGTATAGAGTATTGGAGTTTGTCACTAACTTTCAAAGATGTATAGATTTTCTTCATGATAACGAGGATGAGCTCGAATTTAGGTCATGCTATGGTACTCCCGTGTTGCAAACAGAGTTTGTGGAGCTGAAAAAATCCGGATGGAGTAAATTCACACAAGAGATGTTTTGGAGATTTCGCGAGTCCCTCAGACGATGTGTTCGGGTTAGGATATTTGAAAGCAAGGTTACAGATCAGTGCCACATTTACAGGATTGAAAAGTACCGGCGACCGGATATGAGGTGGATTGTTGTGTGGGAACCTGTCACAAATAATTTCAGGTGCACATGCATGCGGATGGAGTCCTTCGGGCTACCATGTGTGCATATCCTTGCTGTATGTGTTAAGTTGGATTTATGTGCACTGCCCGATAGCCTTGTGTTGCGCAGGTGGGCTAAAACAGCAAAGTTAACGATTGGATCAGGTGAAGAAACAACGGATCACGCAGCAACTTATAGAAGCAGGTTGGGTGCCTTTTCTCAGATATGCAAGAG GTTGAGACCCGCTGAACCTATGGTGACAAGCGGGTTAGTCCGTCAAGGGATAAAGGACCCGGTCCGTGTTAGAACAAAGGGCACCGGACGATGTTCCCAGGCTGCTCCGTCAGTTGGGAAGAAGCGACGAAAGTGTAGCACATGTGGCCGACTTGGACATCGAAGGACGCGATGTCCCAATGCACCGAGCCAGGCTTCCTTACGGCCAAGAGACGACTTTGTGCTTAATAGGATGACTCAAGAAGTTCAG GGTGGCGAAAAAGCAGTTCGGACCAAGAAGCGGAAGATTGGTTGTGATCCTTCTATTGTCCACCAACGGATTTTCTCCGACTCTACCACATGTATTGGTGAATGTAGTTAG
- the LOC107648631 gene encoding putative serine/threonine-protein kinase isoform X2: MKIIHSCFSTCFSVKEETKQEEERNKEDESDESFRVFTYRELASATRGFHPSHKIGEGGFGSVYKGIDWFVVKGGLRDGTLVAVKVLSIEMESMRGEREFVAELATLANIKHQNLVILRGCCVEGAKRYLVYDYMENNNLHHTFLGSEESRMRFNWEARKEVSIGVASVLAFLHEELKPHILHRDIKSSNILLDRDFTPKVSDFGLAKLLRDDKSYISTRVAGTLGYLAPEYASSGQVSRKSDVYSFGVLLLEIISGRPVVGAYEDMERFIVEKAWAAYGENDLLKMVDPVLDMNYPGEEAKRFLMVGLLCVQETAKIRPRMPEVVDMLKNKKDMECVQISKPGFVEDLRNIRIRQEVMHSSEESSSGGATFASSSSLTTSTLAR; the protein is encoded by the exons ATGAAGATTATTCATTCATGTTTTTCTACTTGTTTCTCTGTCAAAGAAGAAACCAAACAAG AAGAAGAGCGGAATAAGGAAGACGAGAGTGATGAAAGCTTTCGGGTCTTCACTTACAGGGAATTGGCATCAGCCACCCGTGGTTTTCATCCCTCTCACAAAATTGGAGAAGGAGGATTTGGTTCTGTCTACAAG GGGATTGATTGGTTTGTTGTGAAGGGGGGGCTCCGGGATGGGACATTGGTGGCAGTGAAAGTGCTTTCCATAGAGATGGAGTCCATGCGAGGAGAGAGGGAGTTTGTGGCTGAATTGGCTACGCTTGCAAATATCAAGCACCAAAATTTGGTGATTCTTAGAGGGTGCTGTGTAGAAGGAGCAAAAAGATATCTAGTCTATGATTACATGGAGAACAACAACCTTCACCACACTTTCTTAG gtTCGGAGGAAAGTAGGATGAGATTCAATtgggaagcaaggaaggaagtgTCCATAGGTGTGGCCTCTGTTCTTGCGTTTCTTCATGAGGAACTTAAGCCTCATATTCTGCATAGAGATATCAAATCAAGCAACATCCTTCTTGATCGAGATTTCACACCAAAGGTCTCGGATTTTGGTCTCGCAAAGCTACTAAGAGATGACAAGTCTTATATCAGCACTCGAGTTGCTGGGACATT GGGTTATCTTGCTCCAGAGTATGCTAGTTCCGGACAAGTGTCGCGAAAATCAGATGTTTACAGCTTTGGAGTGCTACTCTTAGAAATTATTAGTGGAAGACCCGTGGTTGGTGCTTATGAAGACATGGAACGTTTCATAGTAGAGAAG GCTTGGGCAGCATATGGAGAGAATGATCTATTAAAAATGGTTGATCCAGTGCTAGATATGAACTATCCTGGGGAGGAGGCGAAACGATTCCTCATGGTGGGTTTGCTTTGCGTTCAAGAAACTGCAAAGATTAGACCGCGGATGCCAGAGGTTGTAGACATGTTgaagaacaaaaaggacatgGAATGTGTACAGATTTCGAAACCAGGTTTTGTTGAGGATCTAAGGAACATTAGAATCAGGCAGGAAGTAATGCACTCATCGGAAGAATCAAGTTCTGGTGGAGCAACATTTGCAAGTAGTTCATCATTGACTACTTCTACTCTTGCCCGTTAA
- the LOC107648631 gene encoding putative serine/threonine-protein kinase isoform X4 — protein MKIIHSCFSTCFSVKEETKQEEERNKEDESDESFRVFTYRELASATRGFHPSHKIGEGGFGSVYKGGLRDGTLVAVKVLSIEMESMRGEREFVAELATLANIKHQNLVILRGCCVEGAKRYLVYDYMENNNLHHTFLGSEESRMRFNWEARKEVSIGVASVLAFLHEELKPHILHRDIKSSNILLDRDFTPKVSDFGLAKLLRDDKSYISTRVAGTLGYLAPEYASSGQVSRKSDVYSFGVLLLEIISGRPVVGAYEDMERFIVEKAWAAYGENDLLKMVDPVLDMNYPGEEAKRFLMVGLLCVQETAKIRPRMPEVVDMLKNKKDMECVQISKPGFVEDLRNIRIRQEVMHSSEESSSGGATFASSSSLTTSTLAR, from the exons ATGAAGATTATTCATTCATGTTTTTCTACTTGTTTCTCTGTCAAAGAAGAAACCAAACAAG AAGAAGAGCGGAATAAGGAAGACGAGAGTGATGAAAGCTTTCGGGTCTTCACTTACAGGGAATTGGCATCAGCCACCCGTGGTTTTCATCCCTCTCACAAAATTGGAGAAGGAGGATTTGGTTCTGTCTACAAG GGGGGGCTCCGGGATGGGACATTGGTGGCAGTGAAAGTGCTTTCCATAGAGATGGAGTCCATGCGAGGAGAGAGGGAGTTTGTGGCTGAATTGGCTACGCTTGCAAATATCAAGCACCAAAATTTGGTGATTCTTAGAGGGTGCTGTGTAGAAGGAGCAAAAAGATATCTAGTCTATGATTACATGGAGAACAACAACCTTCACCACACTTTCTTAG gtTCGGAGGAAAGTAGGATGAGATTCAATtgggaagcaaggaaggaagtgTCCATAGGTGTGGCCTCTGTTCTTGCGTTTCTTCATGAGGAACTTAAGCCTCATATTCTGCATAGAGATATCAAATCAAGCAACATCCTTCTTGATCGAGATTTCACACCAAAGGTCTCGGATTTTGGTCTCGCAAAGCTACTAAGAGATGACAAGTCTTATATCAGCACTCGAGTTGCTGGGACATT GGGTTATCTTGCTCCAGAGTATGCTAGTTCCGGACAAGTGTCGCGAAAATCAGATGTTTACAGCTTTGGAGTGCTACTCTTAGAAATTATTAGTGGAAGACCCGTGGTTGGTGCTTATGAAGACATGGAACGTTTCATAGTAGAGAAG GCTTGGGCAGCATATGGAGAGAATGATCTATTAAAAATGGTTGATCCAGTGCTAGATATGAACTATCCTGGGGAGGAGGCGAAACGATTCCTCATGGTGGGTTTGCTTTGCGTTCAAGAAACTGCAAAGATTAGACCGCGGATGCCAGAGGTTGTAGACATGTTgaagaacaaaaaggacatgGAATGTGTACAGATTTCGAAACCAGGTTTTGTTGAGGATCTAAGGAACATTAGAATCAGGCAGGAAGTAATGCACTCATCGGAAGAATCAAGTTCTGGTGGAGCAACATTTGCAAGTAGTTCATCATTGACTACTTCTACTCTTGCCCGTTAA
- the LOC107648631 gene encoding putative serine/threonine-protein kinase isoform X1, with amino-acid sequence MFFYLFLCQRRNQTSWFICVVHQTEEERNKEDESDESFRVFTYRELASATRGFHPSHKIGEGGFGSVYKGIDWFVVKGGLRDGTLVAVKVLSIEMESMRGEREFVAELATLANIKHQNLVILRGCCVEGAKRYLVYDYMENNNLHHTFLGSEESRMRFNWEARKEVSIGVASVLAFLHEELKPHILHRDIKSSNILLDRDFTPKVSDFGLAKLLRDDKSYISTRVAGTLGYLAPEYASSGQVSRKSDVYSFGVLLLEIISGRPVVGAYEDMERFIVEKAWAAYGENDLLKMVDPVLDMNYPGEEAKRFLMVGLLCVQETAKIRPRMPEVVDMLKNKKDMECVQISKPGFVEDLRNIRIRQEVMHSSEESSSGGATFASSSSLTTSTLAR; translated from the exons ATGTTTTTCTACTTGTTTCTCTGTCAAAGAAGAAACCAAACAAG TTGGTTTATTTGTGTGGTTCACCAAACAGAAGAAGAGCGGAATAAGGAAGACGAGAGTGATGAAAGCTTTCGGGTCTTCACTTACAGGGAATTGGCATCAGCCACCCGTGGTTTTCATCCCTCTCACAAAATTGGAGAAGGAGGATTTGGTTCTGTCTACAAG GGGATTGATTGGTTTGTTGTGAAGGGGGGGCTCCGGGATGGGACATTGGTGGCAGTGAAAGTGCTTTCCATAGAGATGGAGTCCATGCGAGGAGAGAGGGAGTTTGTGGCTGAATTGGCTACGCTTGCAAATATCAAGCACCAAAATTTGGTGATTCTTAGAGGGTGCTGTGTAGAAGGAGCAAAAAGATATCTAGTCTATGATTACATGGAGAACAACAACCTTCACCACACTTTCTTAG gtTCGGAGGAAAGTAGGATGAGATTCAATtgggaagcaaggaaggaagtgTCCATAGGTGTGGCCTCTGTTCTTGCGTTTCTTCATGAGGAACTTAAGCCTCATATTCTGCATAGAGATATCAAATCAAGCAACATCCTTCTTGATCGAGATTTCACACCAAAGGTCTCGGATTTTGGTCTCGCAAAGCTACTAAGAGATGACAAGTCTTATATCAGCACTCGAGTTGCTGGGACATT GGGTTATCTTGCTCCAGAGTATGCTAGTTCCGGACAAGTGTCGCGAAAATCAGATGTTTACAGCTTTGGAGTGCTACTCTTAGAAATTATTAGTGGAAGACCCGTGGTTGGTGCTTATGAAGACATGGAACGTTTCATAGTAGAGAAG GCTTGGGCAGCATATGGAGAGAATGATCTATTAAAAATGGTTGATCCAGTGCTAGATATGAACTATCCTGGGGAGGAGGCGAAACGATTCCTCATGGTGGGTTTGCTTTGCGTTCAAGAAACTGCAAAGATTAGACCGCGGATGCCAGAGGTTGTAGACATGTTgaagaacaaaaaggacatgGAATGTGTACAGATTTCGAAACCAGGTTTTGTTGAGGATCTAAGGAACATTAGAATCAGGCAGGAAGTAATGCACTCATCGGAAGAATCAAGTTCTGGTGGAGCAACATTTGCAAGTAGTTCATCATTGACTACTTCTACTCTTGCCCGTTAA
- the LOC107648631 gene encoding putative serine/threonine-protein kinase isoform X3 — translation MFFYLFLCQRRNQTSWFICVVHQTEEERNKEDESDESFRVFTYRELASATRGFHPSHKIGEGGFGSVYKGGLRDGTLVAVKVLSIEMESMRGEREFVAELATLANIKHQNLVILRGCCVEGAKRYLVYDYMENNNLHHTFLGSEESRMRFNWEARKEVSIGVASVLAFLHEELKPHILHRDIKSSNILLDRDFTPKVSDFGLAKLLRDDKSYISTRVAGTLGYLAPEYASSGQVSRKSDVYSFGVLLLEIISGRPVVGAYEDMERFIVEKAWAAYGENDLLKMVDPVLDMNYPGEEAKRFLMVGLLCVQETAKIRPRMPEVVDMLKNKKDMECVQISKPGFVEDLRNIRIRQEVMHSSEESSSGGATFASSSSLTTSTLAR, via the exons ATGTTTTTCTACTTGTTTCTCTGTCAAAGAAGAAACCAAACAAG TTGGTTTATTTGTGTGGTTCACCAAACAGAAGAAGAGCGGAATAAGGAAGACGAGAGTGATGAAAGCTTTCGGGTCTTCACTTACAGGGAATTGGCATCAGCCACCCGTGGTTTTCATCCCTCTCACAAAATTGGAGAAGGAGGATTTGGTTCTGTCTACAAG GGGGGGCTCCGGGATGGGACATTGGTGGCAGTGAAAGTGCTTTCCATAGAGATGGAGTCCATGCGAGGAGAGAGGGAGTTTGTGGCTGAATTGGCTACGCTTGCAAATATCAAGCACCAAAATTTGGTGATTCTTAGAGGGTGCTGTGTAGAAGGAGCAAAAAGATATCTAGTCTATGATTACATGGAGAACAACAACCTTCACCACACTTTCTTAG gtTCGGAGGAAAGTAGGATGAGATTCAATtgggaagcaaggaaggaagtgTCCATAGGTGTGGCCTCTGTTCTTGCGTTTCTTCATGAGGAACTTAAGCCTCATATTCTGCATAGAGATATCAAATCAAGCAACATCCTTCTTGATCGAGATTTCACACCAAAGGTCTCGGATTTTGGTCTCGCAAAGCTACTAAGAGATGACAAGTCTTATATCAGCACTCGAGTTGCTGGGACATT GGGTTATCTTGCTCCAGAGTATGCTAGTTCCGGACAAGTGTCGCGAAAATCAGATGTTTACAGCTTTGGAGTGCTACTCTTAGAAATTATTAGTGGAAGACCCGTGGTTGGTGCTTATGAAGACATGGAACGTTTCATAGTAGAGAAG GCTTGGGCAGCATATGGAGAGAATGATCTATTAAAAATGGTTGATCCAGTGCTAGATATGAACTATCCTGGGGAGGAGGCGAAACGATTCCTCATGGTGGGTTTGCTTTGCGTTCAAGAAACTGCAAAGATTAGACCGCGGATGCCAGAGGTTGTAGACATGTTgaagaacaaaaaggacatgGAATGTGTACAGATTTCGAAACCAGGTTTTGTTGAGGATCTAAGGAACATTAGAATCAGGCAGGAAGTAATGCACTCATCGGAAGAATCAAGTTCTGGTGGAGCAACATTTGCAAGTAGTTCATCATTGACTACTTCTACTCTTGCCCGTTAA